A genome region from Ctenopharyngodon idella isolate HZGC_01 chromosome 5, HZGC01, whole genome shotgun sequence includes the following:
- the ube2l3b gene encoding ubiquitin-conjugating enzyme E2 L3b, whose translation MAASRRLHKELEEIRKSGMKNFRNIQVDESNILTWQGLIVPDNPPYDKGAFRIEIIFPAEYPFKPPKITFKTKIYHPNIDEKGQVCLPVISAENWKPATKTDQVIQSLIALVNDPQPEHPLRADLAEEYSKDRKKFFKNAEEFTKKHGEKRPVD comes from the exons ATGGCGGCGAGCAGGAGACTACACAAG GAGCTTGAAGAAATCCGCAAATCTGGAATGAAAAACTTCCGTAACATTCAAGTTGATGAATCAAACATATTGACATGGCAAGGCCTCATTGTTCCA GACAACCCTCCATATGACAAAGGGGCGTTCAGGATCGAGATCATCTTCCCTGCAGAGTACCCATTCAAACCACCGAAGATCACGTTCAAAACGAAGATCTACCACCCCAACATTGACGAGAAGGGACAGGTCTGCCTGCCTGTCATAAGCGCAGAGAACTGGAAACCAGCCACCAAAACTGACCAAG TAATTCAGTCGCTCATTGCCCTGGTGAACGACCCACAGCCAGAACACCCTCTGAGGGCTGACCTAGCAGAAGAATACTCAAAAGACCGTAAAAAATTCTTTAAGAATGCAGAAGAGTTTACAAAGAAACACGGCGAAAAGCGGCCAGTGGACTAA
- the ydjc gene encoding carbohydrate deacetylase, protein MPQPKVKLVVTGDDFGYCERRNQGIVDCFRAGAISNVSLLVNAVSAKHAAELAKRYHIPIGLHANLSEGLPVSQELKGSTILNKDGFFHGKMGFREVLQSGQLKMSEVEVELRAQVNLFCELVGHMPYHMDGHQHVHVLPEVREVFAQVLSDFGITYTRVPIEPGLKFCTFLPSHLREFNAQVEKDALDSIEVFHRHGIRWPDVYLGLSTMGKNMTVPNLKRALGFTLEASLDDGVNSPLIMTQSDDAATDFYRPVTAELMVHPGYPSQPHQGGCGEGPDDFSQSADRLHELNTLRDPLVLHYYRQQGIHLCAFKDF, encoded by the exons ATGCCTCAACCCAAGGTGAAGCTGGTGGTGACAGGAGATGATTTTGGCTACTGCGAGAGAAGAAATCAAGGAATTGTGGATTGCTTCAGAGCTGGTGCGATCTCCAACGTCTCTCTTCTGGTGAATGCAGTCTCAGCGAAGCACGCGGCAGAGCTGGCCAAAAG GTATCACATCCCCATTGGACTCCATGCAAATCTCTCAGAGGGTCTTCCAGTGTCTCAGGAACTGAAGGGCTCAACAATCCTCAACAAGGATGGGTTCTTCCATGGGAAGATGGGCTTCAGGGAAGTTTTGCAGAGTGGTCAGCTCAAGATGTCAGAG GTGGAGGTGGAGCTCAGAGCCCAGGTAAATCTTTTTTGTGAACTGGTTGGCCACATGCCCTACCATATGGACGGCCACCAGCATGTGCACGTGTTGCCAG AGGTGCGAGAGGTGTTTGCTCAAGTTCTCTCTGATTTTGGGATCACCTACACACGAGTCCCCATAGAACCTGGTCTTAAATTTTGCACCTTCCTCCCGTCCCATCTGCGAGAGTTCAACGCGCAGGTTGAAAAAGACGCCCTTGACTCTATTGAGGTCTTTCATCGACACGGAATTAG GTGGCCTGATGTATACCTGGGCCTAAGCACCATGGGTAAGAACATGACTGTGCCCAACCTGAAACGTGCTTTAGGCTTCACGCTGGAAGCTTCACTGGATGACGGTGTGAATTCCCCATTGATAATGACGCAGTCCGATGATGCAGCGACCGACTTCTATCGACCAGTTACAGCAGAGCTTATGGTGCATCCAGGATATCCAAGTCAGCCTCACCAGGGTGGATGTGGAGAAGGACCAGATGACTTCTCACAGTCCGCAGACCGACTACATGAGCTGAATACTTTGAGGGACCCTTTGGTGCTTCACTACTACAGGCAACAGGGGATCCACCTCTGTGcctttaaagacttttaa
- the sdf2l1 gene encoding stromal cell-derived factor 2-like protein 1, with protein sequence MGPLRVLSVFLDFILVCFMFVQCGARDLDSSYVTCGSLVKLMNTRHSVRLHSHDVKYGSGSGQQSVTGVDSADDANSYWRIRGKPDSICQRGVPIRCGQAIRITHMKTGRNLHSHHFSSPLSNNQEVSAFGENGEGDDLDVWTVQCGETYWERDDAVRFKHVGTEVFLSVTGEQYGHPIRGQREVHGMSSPNQHNYWKVMEGVFIQPSSDPVHHDEL encoded by the exons ATGGGACCATTAAGAGTTCTATCCGTCTTTCTGGATTtcattttagtatgttttatgtttgtccAATGCGGTGCCCGTGATTTGGACTCCAGCTACGTAACGTGTGGATCTCTGGTCAAACTGATGAACACACGGCACAGCGTCAGACTTCACTCGCATGATGTCAAATACGGATCAG GTAGTGGCCAGCAATCAGTGACAGGCGTGGATTCGGCCGATGATGCCAACAGCTACTGGCGTATCCGTGGGAAACCAGACAGCATTTGTCAGCGCGGGGTGCCCATTCGATGCGGACAGGCCATCCGAATTACACACATGAAGACTGGACGCAACCTACACTCACATCACTTTAGCTCCCCACTGTCTAACAACCAG GAAGTGAGTGCGTTTGGCGAAAATGGAGAAGGAGATGATTTAGACGTATGGACCGTTCAGTGCGGCGAAACATACTGGGAACGTGACGACGCGGTGCGATTTAAACACGTCGGCACTGAGGTTTTCCTCAGTGTTACCGGAGAGCAGTATGGTCATCCAATCAGAGGCCAGCGTGAGGTCCATGGAATGTCCTCACCCAATCAGCATAACTACTGGAAGGTGATGGAGGGGGTTTTTATTCAGCCCAGCAGTGATCCTGTGCACCATGATGAGCTCTGA